aaacgcatattaaataaataatcttTTATATAATACGGACTTGTATATTGTTCTCACCTTATGTGCTTTCGTTCCTCTCTCGAAGACTTGGTGTTGAAACAGCGACCAGAGCTCGTCCTCTCTCCGAAAACACGATACTTGTTCGATCTCCTTTGCTTTCATTACCAACTCCACAATCATACAGCCACCACAAACTCCAACATTGCTCAAAGTTTGAGACAGAAACTAAACTCAGGTTATCAAATCTATAACGTGTTTGTCAATTCATGTTTCGCGTTTCCATGTCTTTGCTTTATCCTCTTTCTGGGTTTCCTTTGTGTTGCAACGCTACTGGTTTCATCAAGAGATTAGATTAGATGCTGAATCCTCCTTTTATAACATCAAAGTACAGAACTTGTTGTCGTGtttcaaggtttttttttttcctctgcgTAAAGTTTTCGACTTTGTGCTGCTTTTCTTACAGCACCATTGTGGTATGTTCCTCTCGTGTCGTGGGTTTCATCCCTAACGAGATCGTTGTTAATTACATGGCTAAGCTACAAGTTGTTGATGTTCTGGATCGTTGCTTGTTGTCGGTTTTGCTTTGATGATgtctgtttatatatatatatatatatatgtgtgtgttagAGAGATTCTGAATCTGGGTCTGTGTTTCAATGGAACTAGGCTCTGAATCTTCTTAACCCTCGTCGTGTTCATCAGACTTTTGGATTAAATGTTTTTTCTGGGTTTTGCTAGAACTTTTCCGTGTCCGTGATTGTTTTAGTGTGATCAAGTATCTATCTTTCAATCTCTCTCACGATCTAAAGTAGCTAAATCTTCAGTTTGATACTGTGATCTAAAATATTATAAGCTTTAATACTTTTACCCTGTTATGTTGTTCTTGGACAATGCATGTATGCTTGAGGttcgtttttacttttcattccTTAGTTGGCTAATGAATCTCTAGGTTGTGTCTTTAatcttagtgtttttttttgctttttgttgATCTCATATTTATAGCTTTTGCTCAAAACATTTGGCAATGAGTTTCAGATCTTGTAATGTATCTGCATTTAAATCTGATTCGATAAGACGTTTACGGTTTGTATGTTCTTGAAGTTTATATAAGATTATATACTGAAAATGCAGTTCTTTGGTGGATTTATGCAGACAAGCTCGTCCAGGTTCCTCTAAGAATGGTTCGTCTGATGGATGAGGGAAACACTCTTATGGAAGAATCCTCTGATGTTGAGTTTGCATGTGGAGATCCAAAAGTTGAGCCTCGTGTTGGAGATGAGTTCCAGGCCGAGATTCCTCCTATGATGTCTGCATCTAAACGTGCATTGTTTCTCTCCACTCCTCTACCTTTGGATGATTCCTCATATTCCTTTCTCGTCGGACAACCTGTCCAAGTAATGTGGATAGACAAGCATCAAAACGGTCAAGTAAACGGAGATGATGATAGTATTGACATGAACCAGTCTTTGAAATCTTTAAGAACAAAAAGAACTCGCTCCTCCGCCAAGAATGACAAGAAGCAAAGAATGAATCTTGAGGCTGTTCCGGAGATACCATCCAGCTCTTGGGAAGATCATGAGGTGGCTAGCTTCGTTCTTGGTCTGTACACATTCGGGAAGAACTTTACTCAGGTGAAGAAGTTCATGGAGAGCAAAGGAACAGGAGAGATAGTGTTGTACTACTATGGGAAGTTCTACAATTCAGCTAGTTACCACAGCTGGTCTGATTCACGCAAGAAGCGGAGGCGGAAGTGTGTGTACGGAAGAAAGCTTTATACAGGTTGGAGGCAACAGCTGTTGTTGTCCCGTTTGATTCCTTCTATCTCTGATGAATCTCAGAAGCAAACACTTGTGAATGTGAGTCTTGTTCACATCTTAACAATAGTATATATGTTTTGGTCATTGATCTTACTATATCCACAGGTCTCAAAGTCATTTGCTGAAGGGAACATCACTCTTGAGAAATACATAAGCTTGGTGAAGGATCTTGTGTCTCTCAAGCTTTTGGTTGAAGCTGTGGGGATTGGTAAAGGAAAAGAAGATCTCACGGTTATTACATCAGGACCACCAGTGAAGACCAAACCATGGTTCACGGTTTCTCCaaaatcttcttcttccgtccCTGGCTTAGATGCTTACACTTCACTCACATCTGCCGACATAATAAACCAGTTAACCGGCAGTTCACGACGTCTAAGCAAAGCGCGTTGCAGTGATATCTTCTGGGAAGCTGTGTGGCCGCGTCTGCTAGCCAGAGGATGGCGTTCGGAGCAGCCCAAGGAGCGAGGCTATTTTGCTTCTAAGGATAACATTGTGTTCATCGTCCCTGGCGTGAAAGAGTTTTCGAGAGGGGAGCTTGTTAAAGGCGATGATTACTTTGATTCCGTTAGTGACATTCTGACAAAGGTTGCTTCGGAGCCTGAGCTGCTTGAGTTTGAAACAGGAGGAGAGTTACGGGAAGGAGACGCCAATGCAGAGAACTCTTCTGGCCAATCTGATGAAGAGTCTTCCCCATCTGATAGTCAAAGACATCGTTACTTAAAGTCTCCATGTTCTAACCGTGGAACTCTTCAAATGAACTTCACTGTTGTGGACACTAGTTTGGCTGCAGGAGGGAAGCTGTGTGATTCACGGAATCTGAGTGCAGAACCTCTAGTTTGTTCTGAGTCCAAGACTCGTTTAGGAGATAAACTGGACTGTCAGAATGTGGAAATGCCCCCAAGTGATGGCAGGAAAAAGGATTATATAGGGGAAGAATCTAGTataaaggaggaggaggagacttTGGAGAAGGTCAAGGATCCATCAAAGAGGCTGATCAAGCATAGGTCTAACCAACGAGTAGAAACTGATGATCGTTCAGTAAGTTCTGCTCCATCGTTGAAACGCAGACGGCTCAGTGCTTGCGTGAGAAGTGAGAAAAGCCTTTCAAGAGAGAGTTCAGTGTTCAAACATTCACCGGGTGATGAGACAAAGAGCACGGTATGTCCTGAAGTAGATCACTTAGGTTTATGCGCTGTCCAAAACCAAAATGGCACTAGTGAAGAGATGaatgaagaagacaaagagagaTATGAAACTGATTATATGAACTTGTCTGATCAATCAAAAAAGACTAGAGCTGGACCGTCTTCTGCGGTTGTAAAGATCGAAGAAATGCCAGAGGAGATAAGAACATCCCCACATGAACTCATTTCGTCAGAACAAGAACCAAACGGGTGCTGTTCAGTGTCTGACTCAGACAAAAAACGTGCTACCATTGTTCCTAAACAAGAGCAAGCAGTTGAGCTCCCTTCAATTCCAGGCTCTAACAGTTATCCTTCCAATGATCTGGGAACTACTCAAGAACTTGGTTCCTCagagcaacaacaacagcaCGACAATACAGATGCTCCTAGAAGACAGAGCACAAGAAAGCGACCATTAACCACCCGGGCTTTGGAAGCTCTTGAATCCAGTTATCTTACAACCAAGGAAATGAAAAGCACGGTTAAACCAAGAAAACGTGCAAAGAAAAACCGCTCAGCTAAGACGTGTAATAGAGCACAACCTTTGCCAGACAATGGGAATGCACGTTTGGAGAAAAGAGGAGAGGATGAGAGCAAAGCAACAGATCAAATAGAGGATTCAAAGCCTACCCTTCCTCTTAATGGGGAAACAACTGCGAGTACGGCTCTGGATCAAAGACAAGATTCAGAGCCGGTGCTAACTGAACGTCCTAAACTTCCACCTattgttttgaagttttcacTCAAGCGTAGCAGATGAGCTTCAGAGACTCAAGTCTGAGAAGTTTGGGTGCTGGTTGTGAGTGGATTCGCCTTGCCATAGAATAAATGTgtacaaaaaagtaaaagattAAAGGTGTTTCAATCCATACCAttcttctttgttattttattttctctattCAGTTTCTAACTTTCTTCATATCTCATTGAATACATATTGCCCAATATTGAAGTGGAATAGTGATTGCTCATGCATATCATTTGTAAAGCATATACACAGATACATACAAATCCTGAATCGTAGTATTAGTAGTTTTAGACTAATGTCACAACAATGGTAATACTACTGTACAAATCTTGTTCTGATTCAAGTGCAGCTGATTTGCTGCGGCCGCTTGATTACCTTATCCAAGTTGCTGGAGACTGCTTTGGTTAGGTTAGGGTCCTCAAAACCAAGCTCTGCTCCAAATCTTTTGTAGTCAtaacaacaaaaccaaatttcaaccaaaaaaacataactaTTGTCAGCTCAGTTTCACTGCAGAGTCCTTCAATTAGATTTGGCTTATAGAGTCTGTTGACTTACTCTGGATTCAGGATCAGTTTCTGAACCTCTTTGATGGCTGAGCTAGCTGCGTATAGCGATATCTTCCCTATCTGATATTACAAAACGCAAACCATTTTCAAGGATTTTAGAACTAAAGGCACTGAGAAGGTTAATGGTTTGTCCTAATGGGAAGGCGGTTTCATAGTTTTCTTACCTCTAGAATCTGAGGTTTTGCCTTGTGGTCGTACGGTAAACACCGGATCTCTTCAGCTAGCCTTGCTGACTCTCCAACGCTTTCAGGGCACAAGAAGTCTAGAGCCACCTGAACATTTGACTGAGAAGTGTATACGAGAGAAGTTTAGTTTCTTTAGAAGCGCAATGGAAGACAAAACTCATTTTGATTCTACGTTGCATAAAAACATATTACCTGAAGATTTCTGAACTGGAACGGACATCCAGCTGGAATGAAGATAGCCTCACCACGATGTTGCTCAAACGTCCAAGGCTCAACTCCTGAAACAATAGCAGGAGTCATCTCTCATGTTTCCAGACAATAAACGTTTGGACATAGACATAATGTTCATTTTTCTCACCAAATTCATCTTTTAGTTGTCTCTTGTGGTGTTCATTTAAGAACAGCCCTTCAAACAACGGACGTGACACCTGAAACCCACGTAAACAAACTTGGAAAGTCAAATCATTTCGACATACAAAAAGATGATTTTCacattttatatattgattaagCAGACAAGACTCACAAAATCAAACTTAAGACTATCATCAGGCTTCTGGAACGTTCTCTGCAAATACTCGGCCAGCTTTGGGACGTCTTGGCGCCTGAAGACATCCCACTGGACTCCTCCTGCACATGAAGACGTGCAAGAAGATTCCATATTGTGACTCGACATCATCTCAGATTCATTCTTCTCGGTATTGGCTCTACCAGGTGATAGATCATGTATCTCTCCGTCCATTAATTTTTCCTCAGGGCTAACAAGTGACTCATTCTCTCCCATCTTCTCGTCAGGTTCTCTTGGACCGTGATTTGTCTCTCTCACCGTTTCGAGTTTTGTTCCTTCAGATGTGTGCACCAAGAGGTATACCTGATAACAGTTTCACAACTCAAATTACTATATTTACTAACATGATCAAAGAGGTGTGATTTATTATAATCTAAGAGCTGAGTAATGTACCATGTCACGCATGCTGTAGTGTATACTAGTCAACAAATCGCCAGCATCAGATTCTTTATACGTCCCACAAGACACTATAACCTTTGGACCAGAATCGTTTTGGAGCGAGTAATGAGGCATCTTGGCTGCAACGTTCAGAAGGCCTAACCGGGGATGTATGTACTCAAGAAACGGAAACCTTCTGATAAACTCAGGTCTCTGGTAGAATATAAACTCTTCGGACGCACTTGGGCTCGGCCAGTCCTTTAACCTCCACGTTAGCGGCAGACCTGTCTCTTGGTTCCTTCCATCTCTATATGCTTTTATAAACTCTCCAAGCCTTACCTCAACCTGTGAATCAAGTTAATCAACACTAATGAATCTGTACACAAACAATAAGaagatataaaaataacaaagcAAAACTTTACCTCTGAGCCATCCAAGCAATTTATGGCCTTCAAGAATGGATCATGTTCTGATGAAACCTCTTCTATATCCCTCCAGATAGTCTCAGGATCCCATCTAGAGAGAGATGACTCATCAAGCACCCTCTTCACAACAACAATCCGACCCTCTGACCATTGTTTCTCAAAAGTAGCTACTCCATCAGATCTAACCGTTTCAAGTGACGGGCTATACACAGAGTTGTCACACAGCTCAGGGCTACAAAGATCAGATACCTTGCAGCCGTTAACCATCTCCTCAGCGTTTTTCACAAGCTTTGCAACCCAATTCATCTTGAAAATGCGAGCGAGGTTCAAAGACTTGGAACCACAGCCTCCATGTTCCTTAGGAGGGCAGGGGATGCTCCCATCATCGTTGGCTTCCCATTCAGGAAACTTGTTTGAAAAGTTCAGCTTTAGTTTAGGAACTCCTGTTCTCTCTCCTATGGTTTGGCTAGTCCCACCAATCTCAGCTCGTAGATCTTGACAGCATCTTAGGCACAGGTCAAATGAGCAGTTAGGACAACGACGGTAGTAGTCAACAACTGGTACCTGACACACGTTGCTGTATGGAAATACAAAACTCAATCAGAACATGTGCTCAAAAGACATAGTTGCAGGGCATGTAAGAGGGAGATATACCAGCACATCTGGTCATCAGCTTTCAGTCTTGCCCTGACAAGATCAATCTCAGCTCCTGCAGTGCAGAACAAACTAATGTTAAACTCAAATGAAGTTACTACTATATGATTCATCAATTGTcactgtaaattaaaaaattcagGCTCACCACGAAGCTTCTTTTCTAGCTCTAGTTCTGTACATTGATCAAGATGGATTTGCTTTATCACTGGAAGGACAGCTGATAACAGACGATAAAGATACTGCAATTTTTGCAAAACTGGTATTCCCTGGATCCTAACCTGCAAAGTTTCCACAAAGAGCCATCTCATTGTCCTAAACAGATGtaacctcaaaaaaaaaaaggtagcaACGGTTTGAATCTCTGGATATACAAGTTCATACCTTTATTGTATTATCAGAACGAAGGCAGTGTTTGCAATCACACAGACCACGGCACGCAGGGCAAACTTTCTCTACTTCTTCAAGTGGTATCTCCGAGTACCTTACAAAGCAATAGACATCATCAAGTACAAACCAGAGGTTTACAAAACTCTAATATAAacagaataaaaagaaaactcacTGTATCGATATACAAGCGTCGCAGAAGGCTCTTTGATTGCACTTGAGGCAAGATATgattctctctctatcttttctcAGGCAGTGATGACAAGTTTGCCCCAAAGACTCTTCAGAGACATCTGTGCTTTCTCCTGAATATTCCTAGAAGACATAGAAACATTTACTTTAATCTTAAAATGCTcttcaaaatattttccaaatttgtaaagaaaaaaatattaaaatctttaCTGAATAGCCTACAGCCCCCAAAATCTCAGGGCCGGCCCAGGATAAGTACTGTTTAGTGTTTAAACAATGAGAAAAGTTATAGATTAATGTACCATAGGACTCATGCTTTGGTGAGATCTCTCGCGTGACCGGTCCGCAGACGGTGGTGTCCTCCTATAAGATCTATAGCTCTCTTCGAACATCCCAGCATCATCACCATCCACCTCATCGTTCAAATCAACAGCGACACGTGGAGAGAAGCCCCTCATCATAGGCGTCTCAGGCAAGTACCTACTCATGATTTTATCGTGTCTCTTCTCTCTAATACCACCATCGTACTTGGTGGAGCCAGAGGCGTGGCCGCCGTTGCTGCTGCTAGGAGGAGGGATCACGAGCTGATCATCGACTGAGTAAGTATCTGCTTCGCCTAACGGCGGCGAGCTCCTCCTCTGCACTTTCTTCTGGCTGGCGCGGGAGGCTGAGTTAGCAGCGCGCTTCTTGGCCTGGACGTAGTGCTTCTCGCACACGGTCTTGTCGGGCATGGACATCGCGGTGCATCTCCACTGCTTGCCGTCTGACCTCTTGCAACGTAGCTCGTCTGGAATCCCGATAGTGACTTCGCCGTTGGCGTTGCCGGAGCCGGATCGAGTTTGCTCGTTAGCACCACTCATTGTGATCAAGATTTAATCTGCATTGTTTAAGTAAGCTTAATCAGTAAAAATCAGAACTTCAACACTCACTACAAACCTAAATTGAGATTTGACCTGCATTGTTCAGTAATCTCAATcagtaaaaatcaaaactttagcACTCACTACAAATCCTAAATTAAGATTTGACATGTATTGTTAAGTATGCTCAGTcagtaaaaatcaaaactttagcACTCAGTACAAACCTTAATTAAGTTTTGACCTCCATTGTTCAGTAATCTCGATCAGTAAAAATCAGAACTTGGGGACTGACTACAAACCTTAGTTAAGATTTGACCTGTATTGTTAAGTAAGCTGAATCACTAAAAATCAGAACTTTAGCATTCACTACGAACCCTAGATCAACAACAAACGTTCGATCAGCTAAAACTTTTAGCTAGAGGAGTGTGGAGAGAGAGTAGCACAACGAGACTGATATTAACATTGATCAATCATTGAGGAGAGGAAACAAACCTAAGGAGCTCAGGAATAGTCAAAATCGAATGAGTATTGGTGAAAGGAGATCCAAAATTCGAGAGATTTAACATGTACACAAGTGTGTTTTATCAGTTTATATGTATATGAATGTATGATTTTGCTTACGGtgagagaagaaagaagcaACGAACCTGAAGCTAGGGTTTTGCTCGAGAGAAGTTGCAGAGGTAATCGAcgggagagagaagagagagaaagaccaatcacattctcttttttttttttttccttttattattttctgttttttttttccttctcgcCACTAGAACAAAGAAGCCAACAACTCCCATTCAGACAGAGAGAGCATGATAACATGGGTTCActtgttttccttttctttacTCAAAAGTGGGATCCTCATTGCcacaattaatttaattataagatATAGTACACATTCCATATATggattaataaaacaaaaatttaaggAGAATGtgaattcatatattatatattttctatatcaaCAAAGTATGATATCATGATAATAAAGAAAAGACAAAtatccaaaatagcacatttctaagtttatatcaccaaaataacactcaaaaactaaaatgaccaaaatagcatctttctaagtttatcctttgaaaattttaattttttaatttttcaaaatttgaaatcttatccccaaaacttcatttctcaactctaaactctaaaccctaaaccctaaaccctaaaccctaaaccctaaaccctaaaccctaaactttaaatcctaaaccctaaaccctaaaccctaaactctaaacgctaaaccctaaatcttaaatcctaaaccccaccctttaactctaaaccctaagtttgtaacttttgataaaacattaaatgttatttttgtgacttttgaccttgagtactagtttgggaacaaaaacttgatttagtgctatttttgtcattttctcaTAAAGAAAACCTAAAGTTATATATAGATTTACAAATTGATACAACACAATAGGCATGGATCATACattcttttttaaatatgaatatatattaaaattgactCGTATAAACAAGAATTAGTTCCAGTTACAAGCTCGATTCGAACAAAATTTCTGAGTCTATGTATTACAACAACTAGCTTCGTCCGTCCATTAAATCTGGCACAATCTGCTAGTGAGCTTTTAATAAACTTTAGAAATTGATTCATGTTCTCAACCGTCAACGATGACCACGGAGAGTGAGGTTCTCCTCGTTACCTAGGACGTCAGCAGTCTCTATGTCGTTTTCTGGACTAGCTAGGTCTCGATGGACTCCTCAAAACTTATAACCGTCACTTCCGTGACATTGCGCTAAACATTGTGAAGGAGAGGAATGCCAAAGATACTAACCGATGGAAGCGCCCCGTAAAACCAGACTATACACCACGCCTCCACCACCAACCCGGACCAAGATGGGGACCGAAGTCCGCCAAGCCGAGcacgagaaaaagaaaaatgggcCTGAAAAGGCTGCTACTACCAGAGCCGGAAGGAGCTCTAAGACCTGCAAAGCAAGTGTTGCCGAGCAACAATACCATGAACAAAGAGAGTGCCCATGGTATACATATTTACCGTGTTCTAACGTAAATTACCTTGATTCGGAATTTACATTAGCTTTCGTATTTGGTTCCATAGCCACTAGTAAGGATTAATGGTAGATAGCGACAGAGATATTTAACGCACCAGCATATTATGTTAGGCAAACGTCATGTTTTTAACAACTGTTCAACCTATTTGTTTCAGTTCTGACTTTGTGTATCACGACGAATTACACTTTCAATTAATGATGAATATATTTTTGGGCAAATCtctaaaatagcacatttctaagtttatatcataaaaatagcactcaaaaactaaaatgactaaaatagcacctttctaaatttatcctttgaaaattttaatttttttatttttcaaaatttgaaatcttatccccaaaacctcatttctaaactctaaaccctaaactctaaaccctaaaccctaaaccctaaaccctaaactctaaaccctaaactctaaactctaaactctaaaccctaaaccttaaaccctaaacactaaatcctaaaccccaccctttaattctaaaccctaagtttgtgacttttgataaaacattaagtattatttttgtgatttttgaccTTGAGTACTAGTTtaagaacaaaaacttgatttagtgctatttttgtttttttctctatatttttggtattgtttttttttttttttatgcaccAAAGAACAAATTAGAGCGTTACAGTTTCAACTGTTTCCTTCTTTGTTATGCACCAAAGAAACTAAAGATATGAAATTTTACAAATTTCCTGCAAGGGTATTATTATATGGATTTTTGCTTCGGAATAAGAGAAATCAATTTGTCATTTATGTTTGGTGTCCAAATCCAGTGAGTGGAGTAACGTATAACGTATGTTTCAAACTAATATAAATGTTCATGGATGAGAATAAAGTTGCAGAAAATGTGGACGGTGGTAACAACGTCCTTCAACACTCAGGAAGCTGCTCTGTCATGGGACCATTTATCACATTTGGAGACATCGTAACAACGTCCTTCATAACAGTGTGCATCTCTCCCCGCAGCAGGTGTTCAAGCTCATAGACCGAGATATCAAGAATGCCATCACTGCGAGACAGCAAAAGAGGAACTTCTTAGGACTAATGACCCTTTGGATCGGATGACCACCATCTCTAGTTCAAAATCtactgatttttttgttttttatctaatttttgcCAAGAAATAAGTGTGTAAAAGTCTTTAACTTGGTTAGGACAAACATTTCATTAAGATTAATGATATTTACAGtttagcaaacaaaaaaaagaaaaaatgtggACGGTGGTGCCGGGTGCGTTAGGGCCACGCGAGGTATGGAGACAAGGCTATCGTTGAAACTAAAAGATTATTCGACCAAGAAAACGAGAACCAATAAGAGGATAAGCAACTAAACACTTTATAGTATAGATTATCCCCACGCGCATGGCTATTGAGTCTTGACTACAAAGGAAAACACCAAACAAGATTCTCCTCTAGATTATTATTATCCTTTTCAAAagattctttctcttttttcttaaGTTTCTAAGCATGAGTGAAAAGGTTAAGTTTATTAGCAAATCGACCGGTAAATGCGAGCAAATTCATTTTCAAGCAGCTCCAAAGAATTAGAAGAGCCGCAAGACGTTTTGATTTTCTTTAACCAATActtttatttgaaattaaacaaaacaaattcgCGTCTaaaagcatctccaacccacctctataTTTGtttctataatagcatttagaggtAAAATCACTTCAACCATACTctatttcactacaagaaaacgtgctcataacaacgaacatttacgacgaaaatatttcgtcgtaaatttacatggtctttacaacgaaattacgaagaatctaactttcgtcgtaaacgccatgtaaatttacgacgaactgatttcgtcgtaaactccatgtaagtttacgacgaatgtacgtggaatgagaaatacgttgtaatcattacatcgacattacaacgaagcatgttaccgttatatttaggtgaaaacgtgtattcaatgggctttaacttacctaatttcgtcgtaaagtcgttgtaaataatatgttaaaaccatgtaaaatccatgtaaaatattccttgtaaaatcgttgttatatttcaactacccaactcgaaaatttctctatatatatgtcatttcccacaactctcttcctcacaacacacaaacgggagaaaaaaaaaatcagaaaaaaaaatcagaaaaaaaaagatttcaaaaaaaaatctaagaaaaaatggccggtagcggtagtatttacgagttacggagttggatgtatttgcacaaagattccgacaggagggtgacgaacgcatttctgagcgggctagagacattcatgcaccaggcgggctgtacaccgatcacacaggaaagcggtaagatgttctgcccttgtcggaaatgcaagaattcaaaatttgcacgtagtgaaactgtatggaagcatttagtaaacagaggatttacaccacagtactacatttggtatcaacatggagagggttatgggggaaatgaagctagtagtagtaataataattttgaggatggtcatcatagtgaagaaccgaatcatttgcataatgaatataattatcatcaagatcatgagcagatggtagatcatgatagggttcaagatatgattagtgatgcatttttagaaacaactacaacaatagct
The window above is part of the Brassica napus cultivar Da-Ae chromosome C8, Da-Ae, whole genome shotgun sequence genome. Proteins encoded here:
- the LOC106453174 gene encoding uncharacterized protein LOC106453174: MCFRSSLEDLVLKQRPELVLSPKTRYLFDLLCFHYQLHNHTATTNSNIAQSLRQKLNSDKLVQVPLRMVRLMDEGNTLMEESSDVEFACGDPKVEPRVGDEFQAEIPPMMSASKRALFLSTPLPLDDSSYSFLVGQPVQVMWIDKHQNGQVNGDDDSIDMNQSLKSLRTKRTRSSAKNDKKQRMNLEAVPEIPSSSWEDHEVASFVLGLYTFGKNFTQVKKFMESKGTGEIVLYYYGKFYNSASYHSWSDSRKKRRRKCVYGRKLYTGWRQQLLLSRLIPSISDESQKQTLVNVSKSFAEGNITLEKYISLVKDLVSLKLLVEAVGIGKGKEDLTVITSGPPVKTKPWFTVSPKSSSSVPGLDAYTSLTSADIINQLTGSSRRLSKARCSDIFWEAVWPRLLARGWRSEQPKERGYFASKDNIVFIVPGVKEFSRGELVKGDDYFDSVSDILTKVASEPELLEFETGGELREGDANAENSSGQSDEESSPSDSQRHRYLKSPCSNRGTLQMNFTVVDTSLAAGGKLCDSRNLSAEPLVCSESKTRLGDKLDCQNVEMPPSDGRKKDYIGEESSIKEEEETLEKVKDPSKRLIKHRSNQRVETDDRSVSSAPSLKRRRLSACVRSEKSLSRESSVFKHSPGDETKSTVCPEVDHLGLCAVQNQNGTSEEMNEEDKERYETDYMNLSDQSKKTRAGPSSAVVKIEEMPEEIRTSPHELISSEQEPNGCCSVSDSDKKRATIVPKQEQAVELPSIPGSNSYPSNDLGTTQELGSSEQQQQHDNTDAPRRQSTRKRPLTTRALEALESSYLTTKEMKSTVKPRKRAKKNRSAKTCNRAQPLPDNGNARLEKRGEDESKATDQIEDSKPTLPLNGETTASTALDQRQDSEPVLTERPKLPPIVLKFSLKRSR
- the LOC106453173 gene encoding lysine-specific demethylase JMJ25, coding for MSGANEQTRSGSGNANGEVTIGIPDELRCKRSDGKQWRCTAMSMPDKTVCEKHYVQAKKRAANSASRASQKKVQRRSSPPLGEADTYSVDDQLVIPPPSSSNGGHASGSTKYDGGIREKRHDKIMSRYLPETPMMRGFSPRVAVDLNDEVDGDDAGMFEESYRSYRRTPPSADRSRERSHQSMSPMEYSGESTDVSEESLGQTCHHCLRKDRERIISCLKCNQRAFCDACISIQYSEIPLEEVEKVCPACRGLCDCKHCLRSDNTIKVRIQGIPVLQKLQYLYRLLSAVLPVIKQIHLDQCTELELEKKLRGAEIDLVRARLKADDQMCCNVCQVPVVDYYRRCPNCSFDLCLRCCQDLRAEIGGTSQTIGERTGVPKLKLNFSNKFPEWEANDDGSIPCPPKEHGGCGSKSLNLARIFKMNWVAKLVKNAEEMVNGCKVSDLCSPELCDNSVYSPSLETVRSDGVATFEKQWSEGRIVVVKRVLDESSLSRWDPETIWRDIEEVSSEHDPFLKAINCLDGSEVEVRLGEFIKAYRDGRNQETGLPLTWRLKDWPSPSASEEFIFYQRPEFIRRFPFLEYIHPRLGLLNVAAKMPHYSLQNDSGPKVIVSCGTYKESDAGDLLTSIHYSMRDMVYLLVHTSEGTKLETVRETNHGPREPDEKMGENESLVSPEEKLMDGEIHDLSPGRANTEKNESEMMSSHNMESSCTSSCAGGVQWDVFRRQDVPKLAEYLQRTFQKPDDSLKFDFVSRPLFEGLFLNEHHKRQLKDEFGVEPWTFEQHRGEAIFIPAGCPFQFRNLQSNVQVALDFLCPESVGESARLAEEIRCLPYDHKAKPQILEIGKISLYAASSAIKEVQKLILNPEFGAELGFEDPNLTKAVSSNLDKVIKRPQQISCT